The following proteins are co-located in the Micromonospora coriariae genome:
- a CDS encoding aspartate aminotransferase family protein, protein MANATDHLWMHFTRMASYSAGEVPTIVRGEGAYVWDAQGRRYLDGLAGLFVVNAGHGRTELAEAAAKQAGELAYFPLWSYAHPKAVELAEKIASLTPGDLNRVFFTTGGSEAVEAAWKLARAYFKRTGQPNKYKVVSRYIAYHGTSMGALSITGLPGIKSDFEPLVPGAIKVPNTNFYRAPEHGDSPEAFGRWAADEIGRAIEREGPDTVAAVFLEPVQNSGGCFPPPPGYFERVREICDAYDVLLVSDEVICSWGRLGEYFGAVRYGYQPDIITTAKGITSGYAPLGAMIASDRLMEPFLTETGMFAHGVTFGGHPVSCAVALANLEVFAREDLVGHVRANEDAFRSTLEKLNDLPIVGDVRGDGYFYGIELVKDKTTRETFDEAESERLLRGFLSTALFQAGLYCRADDRGDPVVQLAPPLIAEQQHFDEIEQILRTVLTEAWARL, encoded by the coding sequence ATGGCCAACGCCACCGACCACCTCTGGATGCACTTCACCCGGATGGCGAGCTACTCCGCCGGCGAGGTGCCGACCATCGTGCGCGGCGAGGGCGCGTACGTGTGGGACGCGCAGGGCCGCCGCTACCTGGACGGGCTCGCCGGGCTCTTCGTCGTCAACGCCGGCCACGGCCGCACCGAACTGGCCGAGGCGGCCGCCAAGCAGGCCGGCGAGCTGGCCTACTTCCCGCTCTGGTCGTACGCCCACCCCAAGGCCGTCGAGCTGGCCGAGAAGATCGCCTCGCTCACCCCCGGCGACCTCAACCGGGTCTTCTTCACCACCGGCGGCTCCGAGGCCGTCGAAGCGGCGTGGAAGCTGGCCCGGGCCTACTTCAAGCGCACCGGCCAGCCCAACAAGTACAAGGTGGTCAGCCGCTACATCGCCTACCACGGCACCTCGATGGGCGCGTTGTCGATCACCGGGCTGCCCGGCATCAAGAGCGACTTCGAGCCGCTGGTGCCCGGCGCGATCAAGGTCCCGAACACCAACTTCTACCGGGCACCGGAGCACGGCGACTCGCCCGAGGCGTTCGGCCGCTGGGCCGCCGACGAGATCGGCCGGGCGATCGAGCGGGAGGGGCCGGACACGGTTGCCGCGGTCTTCCTGGAACCGGTGCAGAACTCCGGCGGCTGCTTCCCACCCCCTCCCGGCTACTTCGAGCGGGTCCGGGAGATCTGCGACGCGTACGACGTGCTGCTCGTCTCCGACGAGGTGATCTGCTCGTGGGGGCGGCTCGGCGAATACTTCGGCGCCGTGCGCTACGGCTACCAGCCGGACATCATCACCACCGCGAAGGGCATCACCTCCGGGTACGCCCCGCTCGGGGCGATGATCGCCAGCGACCGGCTGATGGAGCCGTTCCTCACTGAGACCGGCATGTTCGCCCACGGGGTGACCTTCGGTGGCCACCCGGTCTCCTGCGCGGTCGCCCTGGCCAACCTGGAGGTCTTCGCCCGCGAGGACCTGGTCGGGCACGTACGCGCCAACGAGGACGCGTTCCGGTCCACTCTGGAGAAGCTGAACGACCTGCCGATCGTCGGCGACGTCCGCGGCGACGGCTACTTCTACGGCATCGAGCTGGTCAAGGACAAGACGACCCGGGAGACCTTCGACGAGGCCGAGTCGGAGCGGTTGCTGCGCGGCTTCCTCTCCACGGCCCTGTTCCAGGCCGGGCTCTACTGCCGGGCCGACGACCGGGGCGACCCGGTCGTGCAGCTCGCCCCGCCGCTGATCGCCGAGCAGCAGCACTTCGACGAGATCGAGCAGATCCTGCGCACGGTGCTCACCGAGGCATGGGCACGACTCTGA
- a CDS encoding NAD(P)/FAD-dependent oxidoreductase, producing the protein MGTTLSGDPAGHYRELSHWLSTLDEPLIPRPALPGDADADVAIVGAGYTGLWTAYHLARAEPTLRIIVLEKEIAGYGASGRNGGWCSALFPTSLTGLARRHGRDAAIAMQRALHETVREVGRVVAAEAIDCDWADGGTVTLARTGPQLARARAAVDEARAFGFGAEHLALLDTGEAAARCAAEGVRGGTYTPHCAAVHPAKLVRGLARVVERLGVTIHERTPVAAIRAGAAATAAGTVRAPVVVRATEGYTPTLPGQRRAVAPVYSLMVATEPLPAETWARIGLAQRETFSDHRHVIIYGQRTADGRLAFGGRGAPYHFGSRVSPGYDREPRVFAALRRTLGELFPVLGQDVPVTHTWGGPLGVARDWAASVGFDRASGLAWAGGYVGDGVGSSNLAGRTLADLIRGERTELTALPWVNHRSRRWEPEPLRWLAVNTALRLMTRADATELRTNRPSRQAKTLSRLLGN; encoded by the coding sequence ATGGGCACGACTCTGAGCGGCGACCCCGCCGGGCACTACCGGGAGCTGTCGCACTGGCTGTCCACACTGGATGAACCGCTGATCCCACGACCGGCGCTGCCCGGCGACGCGGACGCCGACGTGGCGATCGTGGGCGCCGGCTACACCGGGCTGTGGACGGCGTACCACCTGGCCCGGGCCGAGCCGACGCTGCGGATCATCGTGCTGGAGAAGGAGATCGCCGGATACGGCGCGTCCGGTCGCAACGGTGGCTGGTGCTCGGCGCTCTTCCCCACCTCGCTGACCGGCCTGGCCCGCCGGCACGGCCGGGACGCGGCGATCGCCATGCAACGGGCCCTGCATGAAACGGTGCGCGAGGTGGGCCGGGTGGTCGCGGCGGAGGCCATCGACTGCGACTGGGCGGACGGCGGCACGGTCACCCTGGCCCGCACCGGCCCCCAGCTCGCCCGGGCCCGGGCCGCCGTGGACGAGGCCCGCGCGTTCGGCTTCGGCGCGGAGCATCTGGCGCTGCTCGATACCGGCGAGGCCGCCGCCCGCTGCGCCGCCGAGGGGGTACGCGGTGGGACGTACACCCCGCACTGTGCGGCCGTGCACCCGGCGAAGCTGGTCCGTGGCCTGGCCCGGGTGGTGGAACGGCTCGGGGTCACCATCCACGAGCGGACGCCGGTCGCCGCGATCCGGGCCGGCGCGGCGGCCACCGCGGCCGGGACGGTACGGGCGCCGGTGGTGGTCCGGGCGACCGAGGGGTACACGCCCACGCTGCCCGGTCAGCGGCGGGCCGTGGCACCGGTGTACTCGCTGATGGTGGCCACCGAGCCGCTGCCAGCGGAGACCTGGGCGCGGATCGGGCTCGCCCAGCGCGAGACGTTCTCCGACCATCGGCACGTGATCATCTACGGCCAGCGCACCGCGGACGGCCGGCTGGCCTTCGGCGGGCGTGGCGCTCCGTACCATTTCGGGTCCCGGGTCTCCCCCGGCTACGACCGCGAGCCACGGGTCTTCGCGGCGCTGCGCCGGACGCTCGGAGAGCTCTTCCCGGTGCTCGGCCAGGACGTGCCGGTGACGCACACGTGGGGTGGCCCGCTCGGGGTGGCCCGGGACTGGGCGGCCTCGGTCGGCTTCGACCGGGCCAGCGGGCTGGCCTGGGCGGGCGGCTACGTCGGGGACGGGGTGGGCTCCAGCAACCTCGCCGGCCGCACCCTGGCCGACCTGATCCGCGGCGAGCGCACCGAGCTGACCGCCCTGCCCTGGGTCAACCACCGCTCCCGGCGCTGGGAGCCCGAGCCCCTGCGCTGGCTGGCCGTCAACACCGCCCTACGCCTGATGACCAGGGCGGACGCAACAGAACTCCGCACCAACCGCCCCTCCCGCCAGGCAAAAACCCTCTCCCGCCTCCTGGGCAACTAA
- a CDS encoding DUF3499 domain-containing protein, whose amino-acid sequence MRSPRRCSRNGCPRQAVATLTYVYNESTAVVGPLAAFAEPHTYDLCEPHARSLTAPRGWDVVRHEGEFEPPPPTTDDLVALAEAVREAARPAPRPPEDPHDRSHPDQSHSTGRRGHLRVIPPNH is encoded by the coding sequence GTGAGGTCACCACGGCGCTGCTCCCGTAACGGCTGCCCCCGGCAAGCGGTCGCCACATTGACCTATGTCTACAACGAGTCGACGGCGGTGGTGGGTCCGCTGGCGGCCTTCGCCGAGCCGCACACGTACGACCTGTGTGAGCCGCACGCCCGCAGCCTGACCGCGCCGCGGGGCTGGGACGTGGTCCGGCACGAGGGCGAGTTCGAGCCCCCGCCGCCCACCACCGACGATCTGGTGGCGCTCGCCGAGGCGGTCCGCGAGGCCGCCCGCCCGGCCCCGAGGCCGCCCGAGGACCCGCACGACCGGTCCCACCCCGACCAGTCCCACTCCACCGGCCGCCGAGGCCACCTCCGCGTGATCCCCCCCAACCACTGA
- a CDS encoding metallopeptidase family protein, protein MTSPEHRRPGSGRRAHRDRHGRGLRGRLVPATVPLARTKAEVFDDLVLDTVETLERRFAKELAGVEFAVEDVPPDLNVYDSDVLEDGEVPLARLLPGRPGRQEVPPRIVLYRRPLEFRAMDREDLADLVHDVIIEQVANLLGVDPDELA, encoded by the coding sequence ATGACGAGCCCGGAACACCGCCGCCCCGGTTCCGGCCGGCGCGCCCATCGCGACCGGCATGGGCGCGGGCTGCGTGGGCGGTTGGTACCGGCGACCGTGCCGCTGGCGCGGACCAAGGCGGAGGTCTTCGACGACCTGGTTCTGGACACCGTCGAGACGCTGGAGCGCCGGTTCGCCAAGGAGTTGGCCGGCGTCGAGTTCGCGGTCGAGGACGTCCCGCCGGACCTGAACGTGTACGACTCCGATGTGCTGGAGGACGGCGAGGTCCCACTGGCCCGGCTGCTGCCGGGCCGTCCGGGCCGACAGGAGGTCCCGCCGCGGATCGTGCTGTACCGGCGGCCCCTGGAGTTCCGGGCGATGGACCGCGAGGACCTGGCCGACCTGGTGCACGACGTGATCATCGAACAGGTGGCGAACCTGCTCGGGGTCGACCCCGACGAGTTGGCCTGA
- a CDS encoding WhiB family transcriptional regulator: protein MDGQLEVADLLGNAPEWQERALCSQTDPEAFFPEKGGSTREAKRICSRCEVKTECLEYALGHDERFGIWGGLSERERRKLKRRAA, encoded by the coding sequence ATGGACGGCCAGCTTGAGGTGGCCGACCTGCTCGGAAACGCGCCGGAGTGGCAGGAGCGGGCGCTGTGCTCGCAGACCGACCCCGAGGCGTTCTTTCCCGAGAAGGGCGGCTCGACCCGCGAGGCGAAGCGAATCTGCTCGCGCTGCGAGGTCAAGACCGAATGCCTCGAATACGCTCTCGGTCACGACGAGCGGTTCGGCATCTGGGGTGGGCTCTCGGAACGGGAGCGGCGCAAGTTGAAGCGGCGGGCCGCCTGA
- a CDS encoding phospholipase, producing MHEHAYGPSETGTVVLDLGGETGALIVYTGRELHGREIEISRAEDRRTHSAVRERRVRDGSFHSAVYPDLPAGIYTVWWDESTPVGTVSVHGGAIAEFVWPSSGFGAAG from the coding sequence ATGCACGAGCACGCGTACGGGCCGTCGGAGACCGGGACCGTCGTGCTCGATCTGGGCGGCGAGACGGGCGCCCTGATCGTCTACACCGGCCGGGAGTTGCACGGCCGGGAAATCGAGATCAGTCGGGCCGAGGACCGGCGGACCCACTCGGCGGTGCGGGAGCGTCGGGTGCGGGACGGCTCGTTCCACAGTGCGGTCTACCCCGATCTCCCGGCCGGCATCTATACCGTCTGGTGGGACGAGAGTACGCCAGTGGGGACGGTTTCCGTCCATGGTGGAGCGATAGCCGAGTTCGTGTGGCCGAGCAGCGGGTTCGGAGCCGCTGGCTGA
- a CDS encoding DUF4331 domain-containing protein, producing MSSHREAPEIAKDPVADSSDLYAFVSPDKPDSVTLIANYVPLQLPSGGPNFFEFGDDVRYEIHIDNDGDGHPDVTYRFEFTTEITNPNSFLYNTGPIDSLDSKNWNRRQFYSLTRVADGREHRLAHKLQCPPCNVGPLSTPKYAELVRQATYSLSTGERVFAGQRADGFFVDLGAIFDLGTLRPFQQLHVAGKKVFKAEGEPVNATDRMNVHSIAVQVPLSRVRRRANRYGAADRASVIGVWTSASRRQVRVLGDGAAADTSAGPFTQVSRLGNPLFNEVIVPMSKKDLWNSLPPSEDKRFAQFVEQPELAALLPALYPDVFPNLDKLSKAKKPRADLVAILLTGVPAGLIDGFTNATGDVQADMLRLNTAIPPSRRPDRFGVLGGDLAGFPNGRRVGDDVVSIALRAIAGVTVPLVDKTFRPDAAALAVTPGLSAADVTAPFLGNFPYLGTPYDGFNNPSASS from the coding sequence ATGTCTTCCCACCGTGAGGCCCCGGAGATAGCCAAGGATCCGGTCGCCGACAGCTCCGACCTGTACGCGTTCGTCAGCCCCGACAAGCCCGACTCGGTCACGCTGATCGCCAACTACGTGCCGTTGCAGCTCCCCTCCGGGGGCCCGAACTTCTTCGAGTTCGGCGACGACGTGCGGTACGAGATCCATATCGACAACGACGGCGACGGCCATCCGGATGTCACCTACCGGTTCGAATTCACGACCGAGATCACCAATCCGAACAGTTTTCTCTACAACACGGGCCCGATCGATTCGCTGGACAGCAAGAACTGGAACCGGCGGCAGTTCTACAGCCTGACCCGGGTGGCCGACGGCCGGGAGCACCGGTTGGCGCACAAGCTGCAGTGCCCGCCGTGCAACGTCGGCCCGCTGTCCACACCGAAGTACGCGGAGCTGGTCCGGCAGGCCACCTACTCGCTCTCCACCGGGGAGCGGGTCTTCGCCGGGCAGCGCGCGGACGGCTTCTTCGTCGACCTGGGGGCGATCTTCGACCTCGGTACGCTCCGGCCGTTCCAACAGTTGCACGTGGCCGGCAAGAAGGTCTTCAAGGCCGAGGGGGAGCCGGTCAACGCCACCGACCGGATGAACGTGCACAGCATCGCCGTGCAGGTGCCGCTGAGCCGGGTGCGCCGGCGTGCCAACCGGTACGGCGCGGCCGACCGGGCGTCGGTGATCGGCGTGTGGACGTCGGCGTCGCGGCGGCAGGTCCGGGTGCTCGGCGACGGGGCGGCCGCGGACACCTCCGCCGGCCCGTTCACCCAGGTGTCTCGGTTGGGCAACCCGTTGTTCAACGAGGTCATCGTGCCGATGTCCAAGAAGGACCTGTGGAACTCGCTGCCGCCGTCGGAGGACAAGCGGTTCGCGCAGTTCGTCGAGCAGCCGGAGCTGGCCGCGCTGCTGCCCGCGCTCTACCCGGACGTCTTTCCCAACCTGGACAAGCTCAGCAAGGCGAAGAAGCCCCGGGCGGATCTGGTGGCGATCCTGCTCACCGGCGTGCCGGCCGGGCTGATCGACGGGTTCACGAACGCCACCGGCGATGTGCAGGCCGACATGCTGCGGCTGAACACCGCCATCCCGCCCAGCCGGCGTCCGGACCGGTTCGGTGTGCTGGGCGGTGACCTGGCCGGCTTCCCGAACGGCCGGCGCGTCGGCGACGACGTGGTCAGCATCGCGCTGCGGGCGATCGCCGGGGTGACCGTTCCGCTGGTGGACAAGACGTTCCGCCCGGATGCTGCGGCCTTGGCGGTCACCCCGGGGTTGAGCGCCGCCGACGTGACCGCGCCGTTCCTCGGGAACTTCCCCTACCTCGGTACGCCGTACGACGGGTTCAACAACCCGTCGGCGTCGTCCTGA
- a CDS encoding bifunctional FO biosynthesis protein CofGH, whose translation MVDRTHSGPSEASVRRALGRAATGRALDVDEATALLSARGDALDELLRVAGGIRDAGLREAGRPGVVTYSKKVFIPLSRLCRDRCHYCTFATVPHRLPAPFLDRDEVLAIARAGAEQGCKEALFTLGDRPEERWPAARSWLDERGYDSTLDYLRACAVAVLEETGLLPHLNPGVLSWSELQRLKPVAPSMGMMLETTATRLWSEPGGPHFGSPDKEPAVRLRVLDDAGRVGVPFTTGILIGIGETPAERVDALFAIRRAHREYGHLQEVIVQNFRAKPDTAMRGMPDAELHDLAATVAVARLLLGPKARIQAPPNLIAGEYDLLLRAGIDDWGGVSPLTPDHVNPERPWPQIEELARHTELAGFTLRERLTIYPEYVRAGDPWLDPRLLPHVTALADPSSGMAVESAMPQGRPWQEPEEVFGGRTDLHATIDTTGRTEDRRGDFDSVYGDWVEVATKVTAGPAAQVGDHDLRAGLRLAADDPAALLEPGHTDAALALFGADGPALDELCRLADDVRRDAVGDDVTYVVNRNINFSNVCYVGCRFCAFAQRERDADAYRLSVDQVADRAEQAWAAGASEVCLQGGIDPKMPVTGYADIVRAIKARVPGMHVHAFSPMEIVTAAAKAGVPVREWLTQLREAGLDTIPGTAAEILDDDVRWVLTKGKLPAAAWVEVVSTAHELGIRSSSTMMYGHVDHPGQWLAHFRVLAGVQDRTGGFTEFVALPFVHTNAPIYLAGIARPGPTWRENRVVHAMSRLLLHGRIDNIQCSWVKLGDEGTVAMLQGGCNDLGGTLMEETISRMAGSGNGSARTEEQLRAIATAAGRPARKRTTAYGHVRP comes from the coding sequence ATGGTTGATCGCACCCACTCCGGCCCGAGCGAGGCGAGCGTGCGGCGTGCCCTGGGTCGGGCCGCGACCGGGCGGGCGCTGGACGTCGACGAGGCGACCGCGCTGCTCTCCGCCCGCGGTGACGCGCTCGACGAGTTGCTCCGGGTGGCCGGCGGGATCCGCGACGCCGGGTTGCGCGAGGCCGGCCGTCCCGGCGTGGTCACGTACTCCAAGAAGGTCTTCATCCCGCTGAGCCGGCTCTGCCGGGACCGCTGCCACTACTGCACGTTCGCCACAGTGCCGCACCGGCTGCCGGCGCCGTTCCTTGATCGCGACGAGGTGCTGGCCATCGCCCGGGCGGGTGCCGAGCAGGGCTGCAAGGAGGCCCTGTTCACTCTCGGCGACCGGCCGGAGGAGCGCTGGCCGGCGGCCCGGAGCTGGCTGGACGAGCGCGGTTACGACTCCACTCTGGACTACCTGCGCGCCTGTGCGGTGGCGGTGCTGGAGGAGACCGGGCTGTTGCCGCACCTCAACCCCGGGGTGCTGTCCTGGTCGGAGCTGCAACGGCTCAAGCCGGTCGCGCCGAGCATGGGCATGATGCTGGAGACCACGGCCACCCGGCTCTGGTCGGAGCCGGGTGGCCCGCACTTCGGCTCACCGGACAAGGAGCCGGCGGTCCGGCTGCGGGTGCTCGACGACGCGGGCCGGGTCGGGGTGCCGTTCACCACCGGCATCCTGATCGGCATCGGGGAGACCCCGGCCGAGCGGGTCGACGCGCTCTTCGCGATCCGTCGCGCGCACCGGGAGTACGGGCACCTCCAGGAGGTGATCGTGCAGAACTTCCGCGCCAAGCCGGACACCGCGATGCGTGGGATGCCCGACGCGGAGCTGCACGACCTGGCCGCCACGGTGGCGGTGGCCCGGCTGCTGCTCGGGCCGAAGGCCCGCATCCAGGCCCCGCCGAACCTCATCGCCGGCGAGTACGACCTGCTGCTGCGGGCCGGCATCGACGACTGGGGCGGTGTCTCCCCGCTCACCCCGGACCACGTCAACCCGGAGCGCCCCTGGCCGCAGATCGAGGAGCTGGCCCGGCACACCGAGCTGGCCGGGTTCACGCTGCGCGAGCGGCTGACCATCTACCCCGAGTACGTACGCGCCGGCGACCCCTGGCTCGACCCCCGGCTGCTGCCGCACGTGACCGCGCTGGCCGACCCGAGTTCCGGCATGGCCGTCGAGTCCGCGATGCCGCAGGGCCGCCCCTGGCAGGAGCCGGAGGAGGTGTTCGGCGGGCGGACCGACCTGCACGCCACCATCGACACCACCGGGCGTACGGAGGACCGCCGCGGCGACTTCGACAGCGTCTACGGTGACTGGGTGGAGGTGGCCACGAAGGTGACCGCCGGGCCGGCCGCCCAGGTTGGCGACCACGACCTGCGGGCCGGGCTGCGGCTCGCCGCCGACGACCCGGCCGCGCTGCTGGAGCCGGGGCACACCGATGCCGCGCTTGCGCTGTTCGGCGCGGACGGGCCGGCGCTCGACGAGTTGTGCCGGCTCGCCGACGACGTGCGTCGGGACGCGGTCGGCGATGACGTCACCTACGTGGTCAACCGCAACATCAACTTCAGCAACGTCTGCTACGTCGGCTGCCGGTTCTGTGCCTTCGCGCAGCGCGAGCGGGACGCCGACGCGTACCGTCTCTCCGTCGACCAGGTCGCCGACCGGGCCGAGCAGGCGTGGGCGGCCGGCGCCAGCGAGGTCTGCCTTCAGGGCGGCATCGACCCGAAGATGCCGGTCACCGGGTACGCCGACATCGTGCGCGCCATCAAGGCCCGGGTGCCGGGGATGCACGTGCACGCGTTCTCCCCGATGGAGATCGTCACCGCCGCGGCGAAGGCGGGCGTGCCGGTGCGCGAGTGGTTGACCCAGCTGCGCGAGGCCGGGCTGGACACCATCCCGGGCACTGCCGCGGAGATCCTCGACGACGACGTGCGCTGGGTGCTGACCAAGGGCAAACTCCCGGCCGCCGCCTGGGTCGAGGTGGTCAGCACCGCCCACGAGCTGGGCATCCGGTCCAGCTCCACGATGATGTACGGCCACGTCGACCATCCCGGGCAGTGGCTGGCGCACTTCCGGGTGCTGGCGGGCGTGCAGGACCGCACCGGCGGCTTCACCGAGTTCGTCGCGCTGCCGTTCGTGCACACCAACGCCCCGATCTACCTGGCCGGCATCGCCCGGCCCGGGCCGACCTGGCGTGAGAACCGGGTGGTGCACGCGATGTCCCGGCTGCTGTTGCACGGCCGGATCGACAACATCCAGTGCTCCTGGGTGAAGCTGGGCGACGAGGGCACTGTGGCGATGCTCCAGGGCGGCTGCAACGACCTGGGCGGCACGCTGATGGAGGAGACCATCTCCCGGATGGCCGGCTCCGGCAACGGCTCGGCGCGGACCGAGGAGCAGTTGCGGGCGATCGCCACGGCGGCCGGTCGGCCGGCCCGCAAGCGCACGACCGCGTACGGTCACGTCCGGCCCTGA
- the cofD gene encoding 2-phospho-L-lactate transferase, with the protein MRIVVLAGGIGGARFLLGVRAYAREVGAEVTAVVNVGDDLWLHGLKICPDLDSVMYTLGGGADPERGWGRVGESWTVKEELAAYGAEPTWFGLGDKDIATHLVRSTMLNAGYPLHAVTEALATRWEPGVRLLPATDDRLETHAVIDDDQGQRAIHFQEWWVRYRADIPTHRFVFVGAETAKPAPGVLEAIGTADLVLIAPSNPVVSVAPVLAVPGLREAVAAGPAPVVGVSPIIGGAPVRGMADRCLAVLGVECSAAGVGRLYGGRAAGGLLDGWLVAEEDAGTVVPEVTVRAVPLRMTDEAATAAMVRAAVELT; encoded by the coding sequence ATGCGCATCGTGGTTCTGGCTGGCGGCATCGGCGGCGCCCGGTTCCTGCTCGGCGTCCGGGCGTACGCCCGAGAGGTCGGCGCCGAGGTGACCGCCGTCGTCAACGTCGGCGACGACCTGTGGCTGCACGGGTTGAAGATCTGTCCCGACCTGGACAGCGTCATGTACACCCTCGGCGGCGGCGCCGATCCCGAGCGGGGCTGGGGCCGGGTCGGTGAGAGCTGGACCGTCAAGGAGGAGCTGGCCGCGTACGGGGCGGAGCCGACCTGGTTCGGCCTCGGCGACAAGGACATCGCCACCCACCTGGTGCGCAGCACAATGCTCAACGCCGGCTACCCCCTGCACGCGGTCACCGAGGCGCTGGCGACCCGCTGGGAGCCGGGCGTACGCCTGCTCCCGGCGACCGACGACCGGCTGGAGACGCACGCGGTCATCGACGATGACCAGGGCCAGCGGGCGATTCACTTTCAGGAGTGGTGGGTGCGGTACCGGGCGGACATCCCCACCCACCGTTTCGTCTTCGTGGGGGCCGAGACGGCCAAGCCGGCGCCCGGGGTCCTGGAGGCGATCGGCACCGCCGACCTGGTGCTCATAGCGCCGAGCAACCCGGTGGTGAGCGTGGCGCCGGTGCTGGCCGTGCCGGGGCTCCGGGAGGCGGTGGCGGCGGGTCCGGCCCCGGTGGTGGGCGTCTCGCCGATCATCGGCGGTGCGCCGGTCCGCGGGATGGCCGACCGCTGCCTCGCCGTGCTCGGTGTGGAGTGCAGCGCGGCCGGGGTGGGCCGGCTCTACGGCGGCCGGGCGGCCGGTGGGCTGCTGGACGGCTGGCTGGTTGCCGAGGAGGACGCGGGCACCGTGGTGCCGGAGGTGACGGTCCGCGCGGTGCCGTTGCGGATGACCGACGAGGCGGCGACGGCGGCGATGGTCCGCGCCGCGGTGGAGTTGACGTGA
- a CDS encoding coenzyme F420-0:L-glutamate ligase, with the protein MRLEILPVLGIGHVTEGDDLAALIAGAAPWLRDGDVLVVTSKIVSKAEGRLVDVPADGPERLAARDEVLASETARVVASRGPTRIVQTHHGFVMASAGIDASNVDKTRLVLLPVDPDASARALRAALRARYDLDLAVIITDTMGRPWRNGLTDVALGVAGMPAIRDHRGEVDPYGNELQLTQMAVVDELAGAGELIKGKCDQVPVAVVRGYLSATSPDDSAGAQALVRDAAQDLFSLGTAEARAAGLADAATLTDAPGPTPADPAAARRAIDAVAGVVAPGTVFTLVDEADVRAGLIAKVPGWPDGATALVLGSPPAPVDPMDLVRFGADLHRLQVALAAEGVGSTVLPPPAGSPASATLAL; encoded by the coding sequence GTGAGGCTGGAGATCCTGCCGGTGCTGGGCATCGGCCACGTGACCGAAGGCGACGACCTGGCGGCACTGATCGCCGGCGCCGCGCCCTGGCTGCGCGACGGCGACGTGCTGGTCGTCACCAGCAAGATCGTCTCCAAGGCGGAGGGGCGGTTGGTCGACGTCCCGGCGGACGGACCCGAGCGGCTCGCCGCCCGCGACGAGGTGCTGGCCTCCGAGACCGCCCGGGTGGTGGCCAGCCGGGGGCCGACCCGGATCGTGCAGACCCACCACGGCTTCGTGATGGCGTCCGCCGGCATCGACGCGTCGAACGTGGACAAGACCCGGCTGGTGCTGCTGCCGGTGGATCCGGACGCCTCCGCCCGGGCGCTACGCGCCGCACTGCGCGCACGCTACGACCTGGACCTCGCCGTGATCATCACCGACACCATGGGCCGGCCCTGGCGCAACGGGTTGACCGACGTGGCGCTCGGGGTGGCCGGGATGCCGGCCATCCGCGACCACCGTGGCGAGGTCGACCCGTACGGCAATGAGCTGCAGCTGACCCAGATGGCCGTGGTGGACGAGCTGGCGGGCGCCGGCGAGCTGATCAAGGGCAAGTGCGACCAGGTCCCGGTGGCGGTGGTGCGGGGCTACCTCTCCGCCACCAGCCCGGACGACTCCGCCGGGGCGCAGGCACTGGTCCGCGATGCGGCGCAGGACCTCTTCTCGCTCGGGACCGCCGAGGCGCGGGCGGCGGGGCTGGCCGACGCCGCCACCCTGACCGACGCTCCCGGGCCCACGCCGGCCGACCCGGCCGCCGCGCGACGTGCGATCGACGCGGTCGCCGGGGTGGTCGCCCCCGGCACGGTCTTCACCCTGGTCGACGAGGCGGACGTACGTGCCGGCCTGATCGCCAAGGTGCCCGGCTGGCCGGACGGCGCGACGGCCCTGGTGCTCGGCTCGCCACCGGCTCCGGTGGATCCGATGGACCTGGTCCGCTTCGGCGCCGACCTGCACCGGCTGCAGGTGGCCCTGGCCGCCGAGGGCGTCGGGTCGACAGTGCTGCCCCCGCCGGCCGGCAGCCCGGCCAGCGCCACACTCGCCCTCTGA